The nucleotide window TACAAGCCTGTACTCCTTCTTTAATGCAGATCACTCTGAATTTCTCTCATTATGGGTAAAATGTCAATATTGACTTTAGGTCTAAATTTATTCAGGACTTTTGGTGAGATTTTATCAATTCTCCTGCaaatattgcattatattgATCTCATGGGCTTTCAATCAGCACACATTATTACTGAACCGTTAATCAATCTACTGTTAGTGACAGCACAAATCTTTTAGTTTAGGGGAGAGCGGAGTTTGAGGTCTGAAAACTCAATAATCTAGTCAATGCTATAGCATAAGAATGTATATTCAAGTATTTGACCCCGTAATGCTCCTAGAACTCATCATAAGGTACAGATCCCCATATTGTGGCACTTTACATTGCCCTGCTGCTGGAGGATAATGTGTACTCACATTCCTATGTACTTGTTTTGTAGGCCACCACCTTAACAATTTGGCTGTCAAGTGCCTGAATAAGCAGACCTAAGCTTTGCCTGAGGtaaaaagaagatttttttcctctccatttTGACATCCAAgtaaaaaaatgccaaaaaaccTACTATGACTATCCAACAATTTCCATGGCGACATTTAGAATGTTGGTGCCAAAGGTATTTAtatgaaatgcacatttaaaaaatagtgGGAGTATTTTAGGTTTTCAGGTTTGTGAAACTAGACTTTGAGGGCACTATAAAGGAGAACAATGTgtcatatttctttatatttcttTATCATTTAGTCCACCCTCATGTACTCAATTGCACTCAGTTGTcagtaaacagtaaaaagtGTGGGatgttacataaatacataaacagcTTTCCTTCCAAATGGAAAATTGCCTTGACCTAATTATCTAGTGAGCCTCTAACCTGTAAATAATACGGATGTTGTGGAAATGAACATCTGTCCACAGCAAAACCTTCCAACAGATGATTCAAGACACTGAGGCAAATACCACAAGAAGataaatgaaaactgaaaaacacatttctcatCTTTCTTAATATTCTAGTGGGATGATGTGAGTCCCTTAAAGTGGAATGTGTTCCCAGTGCAGTGAAAAATACTTGTAGGGGTTCTTCTTTTGAGCAGTGGTAGCGTGGTAACCAGCCATGCCAAGGTGTCCCCAAGGGAGCACAAAGACAAAGAATAGCTCCTTTCGCATTAATAAGAGGGAACCATCTGCTGGGCGATTTGGTCTAAGTGTGTCTCACTTGTCCTCCAATGTTTACTCTTGTACTTTGTGGAGGCTCCAAGGCAACCAACGAAAGATGAATGCAGATCACACCCACAAATGCACGGGAAAGAGAAGATATCACAGACTGAGTTGCCTGTCGATCGGCTCATCCAACCTGAGGAAATTATTCATAAGATAAGTCCCACTGTTCTCACACACCTCTGGGACGATTGCATTAGGAGAGGCTTTGGTCTTAAGATGGACATGCATAACTcatgtttcttttcaatttCATCAGAGCGTGCATTGTCAGGAGAGCTGATTAAAGATGACATGCTCCATCTGTACGCCGCAGCCTGACACTCAAGCCGAGCAAAAAGTGGATTAGATGCCATGATATCACGCATACCTACACAGCTTCGAAATGAATTACGTTTCTTTTTTGGAGTTgaattctaaaaaataaattttctcACTGCTTTCAATTTAATGATAGAATCTTTATTCGCTGGTTTGGTATtcttctcacagaagtgttTAACTCTGATTCCACACTTGCCAAAGCTCCAAAATTCTAAATGAAGGTATTACATTCAGTAATTAACATTCTATAAAGGAATGAGTGTGTAAAGAACAAATATAATATGTTaagttaaagcatacagcatacggtgacacaacaaaatgtgtcctctgcttttatcccatcacccttagtgagcagtgggcagccatgacaggcgcccagggagctcagtggcactttggcggatcgggatttgaaccggcaaccttctgatttccttaaccgctgcgccaccactgccctgacaGGCCACCACGGCTCAAGTTGATTACAATGTAGTCAACAGAAATAGTGGTTGAATGATATTGTGATGAAATGCGCAACGCGAGGAATTCATGTCTCCCATAATGGCTCTACAAACATTCTTTTCAGTTCGCTAAATTGTGAAAGACACTCGTCCCTTTTGAATTCTAATCGTTTGAATGAAAAGGGTGCCATGCCCGAATTAATCACTTAGATTAACATTTATGGACAGACACGTGCAGTACTGCTTTAAATGTCGGGCCGAATGCACAACTATATAACAaacgtaaaaataaaataaaatgttgaatgGAATTTAATTAACTCATAGCAGCACCTTAACCTGATTCAGGTGGCCTGCAGTCTGTCCGAGTCAGCGGAGGGACAAAGAAAAATGACGACATGCCAGTCTGTCGAGCCACCTACACTCCTGTGCGTATCTGTAGGTGGAAGCAATATATAGAACAGGACGAAACCCACGACGGCAATGAGAAATACCGGTCCACACGGTCACAGCACAACCTGCAGACGACCATTATTTCTCATTAAAACCGACAACAGGCACTTCGGTCTGTAACACTAACATTTAACGTTTTTTATGATCGCCCAATTGAATAAACAGGAAACATGGAcggaacataaaaaaagaaacataaaaaaaaaacatgaaccaaACTCATAGAGCCAGATTAaaactgaattaataaaatgtgaagcGCAAAACAGCCAATCAAATTGCAACAGAGTTAGAATTGAGCAATCAAATCAAGAAATACGTATACGGTACAATTGTCCCGactgggtgcagctggagacacaCTGGCAGCATTTGGGAGAGCAActttccagacacacacaaacaaaaacagaaatgcaaaaaacaaatcCATGATTAAAAGCTAGGCCACCCGTAATCacacggttgccggttcgaatcccgatccgccactgagccatttaccgtccccacacactgctcaccaagggtgatggttaaaagcagagaacgcatttcgttgtgtcactgtgtgctgtgctgtgtatcacaatgagaatcacttcactttcactaagtgATTTCATGTTTAAATGAATTCTGCAGTAGTGGGATACACAATGCAAAAGCAAGAAAGTGAAATGTTGGTATTTTTAAAGgttaattttggaaaatgttgTCTGCTTAAATAATGATCATAGCTTTTCCTATAGTAGCTCTTATTGGTaatcaatatttgtttttgaaataattGTCTGCTCAACCCTGAGCATATAAGCCTGTTACGTATTGATGCGATGCACCTAACTGCATGCCTTGGAAGCGCACTAGGGACGGTTCCAGTCACTTATTTTACTTATTCtatgttaatgtgtgtttttgaatatacatataatataataagcaAAGTGACGCAATCCCATCACTTTGCTTAATAAAGCAGTGAATGCCTTTCCACGGATAAAGTAATTAGCAGCATCCCTAAGAATGTAGAGAAGTTATTCAAATGAAAAGTCACAGGGTGCTGCAACCTCCACATTATTATACGTCTTTCTGCGCGCCAGACATGATGAATGCATATAGAGTCTGCGGGATTACTGACATTTTCCCTTTCTTCCAACTGTGGCACTGATCTGTTATATAACTATTACGAAAGGTAAAAGGTATTTAAGAAGTAAAATGTGGGCCCgagcacatttattttttccacattcatTGAAGATCTTATCCTGGCTAGGTCTACATTCACCAACCCTTATCTGAAATGTTTGTAGAATATCTGTTGTTTTGATTTTGTTCAACATTCCTCCTATTTAAAGCAATCACTCAGCACCCTGCTATTCTACTAGGATTCCAAGttggaaatgtatttttgtctcAGAATATAATTAGAATAATCAAGCTACCCCAGCGTAGTCTGTACGGAGTCTCTGTTCTTGATGTGCTAATGGGCCCTGGTGCAGCTTTGATCCCATCCCATGTAGTTTGGAGGAAAACCTAACCTTAGATGAAACCTAACTTTAAAAACAGATGAAAGTAACTGAGGCTAACTGTAGAAATGACTGAAACTGGCATAAACACCTCACAGGAGAAAATCTTGAATCTCTCCTGAAGCTGCAGTTCACATCTGATAAACATGAAACAGTCATCTTTAGGTCAAAGTGACCTCCTGATCTAATTATACGTCTCTGTGAACGAGGGAATGGGGttcttaactcttttttttaattaataattaataaaaaaaatcaccacaagAATGTTCCCTGCTCTTATTAAATGCTGATGTctcaaaatgtgaatttgttcCAAACTTCTAGTGAACGTATGAACATTACTCCTCAGTTTTCGTTCCCACACTGGCAGCCGGCATCCTTTGATTATTTACACTTGAAGTGATAATGACATCATCATTTTTGAGCACAGCTGCGCTATTTGCATAGAAACATCACAGGCCCGAATCTGGGTTACAAAGCAGACAGCATTGTGATGTTTCTACGCCCGTTTCATTAATTGTTGGTGGGAACGGAATTATGAGCTGAAAGGCCCCGACTCGGACGTTCCAGTCCTGATGGATCTGCGGCTTCTGTACGACGGGCAGGTCACGAGCATTAGGACGAATCACCAGCTGCTTCTTTTTCAGAAATATGGCCATTTGCCTTTCATTTCATGTGTAGGTATAGTGTAAACatggtttatttttatgtgttttttttagacatGCCTTGTTAAATGTTGTCATGACCCCCGTGACCTTCattttgcactgttttttttttttggcatcacagggtaaaaaaatgtgaagattattattttttttaatgacacagTAACTGGCCTTACACCACAGACATGCAATAGAACGTCAGAGATTTATTACAATTGTTAATCCAAAAACAGCAAGTACAACGTGTAACATCTGCCCGGGTGACCTAGACGAAcctaaataaaaatacatgctGTCTAAACACCGGCCCTCTCCTCATTATCACCTTAATTAACGCCTTAATTAACATGCAGGAAGAGGAATCCCCCACTGCCGCCCATACATAATTCCATAACTACACAGCTGGATGTTTTCAATATTCATCATATTTACATACGGCCgggcaaataataataataatctcctTCTCTAGTGGACACGATGTAATTACTCGGCCCGTTTAAGGATGAATtcgatttcttttctttttcttttttttgtctacgAGTTAAAAGTGGTTGTTTGAAGGTTGCGTGAACGTTTGGGTCGGACGGACGCGCGCGTCACTCCCGACAGAAGACGTACTCCGTGTAACTCGTCCAGATCTTGTCCTCCGTGGGGTCGCTGCTGGAGTACGAGCACGTGCCCGTGGAGCTGCACGCCACCATGTGGAAGCCGAACTCGGTCAGCTTGTCGAACGCCTGCTCCAGGAAATTGTACTTCAGGTAGTAGCGCGACGTGTAGCGCTCCGGGGGCCTGTCGGGGTCCCGGCTTTCGTTCAGCGTGTCCCCGAACACCTCCTTGGCGAGCGACGTTTTGCCGCACACCGTGATCCTCGCCACCCGCCGGAACTTGGCGTCGGTCTGGATGTCGCGGCCGATCGTGTACGAGCCGCGGTACCCGATGGTGATGTAGCCGGATTTCTTGGAGTCCGAGGACGGGGAGTAGGCGGACAGGGCGCCGGGCAGGGCGCCCCCCGCGccgggctggagcgcagcctcCTCCGGGTCGCTCTGGCAGATCTCCTCGTTGATGGAGTTCTCCGCGCTCATCTTGGGGCTCAGGCGCCGCGACAGGTCGCGCAGCTGGAAGAAGTCCGCCTCCCTCTGGAGCCGGTTCTTCTCGGGGAAGTATTCGGGGAGCACGAGGTTCAGGTCCCGCAGGTAGTCTAGAATGTAGCGGAACAGAAAGCCGTCCCGGTCCAGGAAGTAGCGCCCTTTGCTGTCGCGGGCCAACTCCGCGGGGCTCTTCTTGCTGAACATGGTCCAGAGGAGCGAGTCCGGCACGGCGATCAGCGTCGTGTGGCGGGTCACGTACACCTGGCCGCCCACGTTCAGCTCGACGATCTCGGAGAACGGGGACGCGGACCCCGCGCCGTTGGAGACCCCCGGTTCCGTGTCCGCCAGAGCCATGGCGCGTTGCGCACGGGGGTTTGGCGATGCTCTGTCGACGGTGCTCCGGAACGGGAGCGCCGGCTTGCGggattttctttaaatatgGTGCGTGGAGAAGAGGCGTGGGAAGTTGTGCAGACAGCTGATGTGAGTGGCACTTGTTAACCCTTTGCGGGACGACCTGATAAAAACCACCCATTGCTTCTGCGTGGCTGCTGTGATTATtggtggattaaaaaaaatgtattaaaatgcaaCACTACAAAaagaatgacatttttacataaaaGCGCAAATGTACAGCTGTAACTAAATTAACGTGTCAATGTTTGTAAATGATATAATATTGCGTTTTGGTgattttcaatatttcattatgttttcttatttagtcttaatgtttttttttatttttatttgtggaCTTCTGGACTGATGGCGCACAGGTGCTGATGAGAGCGACGCTGAGTTGACAAGAGTGACATCTAGCGGCCAAATCCGGGAACCCAGTTATCCCTTTTACTACAATAAACttcaaaatcacattttctttttaaaaatgcacctttgtctattttttgtgtttgtttaaataCATCTCTCTGTCGCAActccagagaaaaaaaacctgcatgACCATCTTTGTGGACTtgtggactttgtggactggtgccagcagaactacctccagatcaatactggaaaaaccaaagagctggtggtagacttccgcaggcacaaacatcctccactgcaaccactggacatccagggtatggccattgaggcagtggagagctacaagtaccttggggttcacctgaacaataaactggactggactcacaacacaaatgcactttataaaaaagggcagagcaggctgtacctgctgcggaggctcaggtcttttggagtacagggaccactcctaaagactttttatgactctgtagtggcatcagccatctttcacggtgtggtctgctggggtagcagcatctccgctggggacaggaagaggctgaacaggctgatccggagggccagctctgttctaggatgccctctggacccagtggaggtggtgagtgacaggagaatggtggctaagctgtcatccctgttggacaacatctcccaccccatgcaggaaactctgacagcactgagcagttccttcagtggcaggctactgcatccacaatgtgggaaggagaggttcagaaggtcttttcttccaaccgctgtcagactctataacaaagaccaaACAGCtgatcacacaaacacagacaaacacacacactttggcacattctgttaaattgttaactgtttaaattgtaaatttgtacatatatacagatacatatttatgttatttttttgtgatgctattacctctaTTTTTGCTtatattaccttctgcttctgtccaccttctgccgtgacaagtgcaatttcccacttgtgggactaataaaggtttatcttatcttatcttatcttcgACCAGTAGTTAAACTAGCTAAGGTTAACtaaatttgtcacatacacagtcataaacggtatgatatgcagtgaaatgctttagcgactgctatagacctcaatattgcaagtatacaatgaacaatgaacataAGCCAAGCTAGAATCATCTACTAGCATTATGCTGTCTTCCTTTTTCAACAGGGATCTCTTTTAAAAGCCATAGAAAAGTGAAATATTGATTGTTATGTGATCTTGGTCTGCATACACAGGGTTATGTTGAACAATTGCTCTCTATGCCATCTACAGGCTTTGTGAAGTTTCGTTTCTATCATCACATCCATCTTTCTGTTAGGTTTCTATTGGATCAACATTCACCTTGAAACAACACTATCACAGAGCAAAttgcctcacacctccaaggttgtgagtttgaatcctgccTGGGCGGAGTtttcatgctctccccatgttggcacGGGTTTCCCCCAGGTTCTCAGTTTTTCTCCCTCCGTCCAATGGCATTcacactaggtggactggtgactaAATtgaccgtaggtgtgagtggACTCTGGCAGCCACAACCCTGACTCACAGGACTAACACataatgagtgagtgtgtgtgtgtgcatcacagAGCATTTTTCCCAGCCCCCAATAATCACATTTAATACTGAACAATATTCCTCTCTGGCCTTCTTTGCATCACAGGTTTGCGTGACAGGTTCAATGTGTCGGGTGCTTACATCCAGGAGCCTTATTTAAATCTGCAGTTGgattttcatttgaatgttcCCGTTCCTGTTCCTTCTGTTCCTCCTCAGGATCTGTCCATCCTCTGTCATGACGATGTAAGATCTTAGATGTTTTTCCTCCAGAATAGTGGCTTTCTTGTTCCAGGTGTCATGTCTTGTCAATGGCACTACGCTTCTGGTCAGTTCATCATAACTTGCTTTTTGCCTCTCTTGTAGACACACTTGCTTCTGCTTTACAGCGTTCTTTCATTATGTGCTGAAGGGAAGTGTGTTCAGCAGCTGACGTTCCGTCAGAAGCTCAGCTGGAGACCTGCCATGGTCCAGTGGGGAACCTTGAACACTCAGCAGGGCTAGATATGGGTCTGAGCCGCTGTCGTGTGTTTTCTTGAGCAGCTGTCTGACTGTGTGCACCCCTTTCTCTGCTTTACCATTTGACAGAGCCTGCAAGGGGCTGGAAGTCACACGTTTAAAATCGAACTCTGGAAACTACTTGCAGCTATAATACAGTACTAATATAATACAGTTGCCACAATGAACAGTGTGAGGAATGCCGTGTCTTTGCCGGTGAAGTGTTACCGACACAAAATCCACACAGATAGCGGCGGAAACCAAGAAAACATCCAATGTATTGAATTTGGAAGATCTGCAAAGCAGTAATGTTCCCGCTTTATGTTTGGAGGAATGTACTGGCACCATAGAATTCAGCGGTTCAGTGGGCTCCTCAG belongs to Denticeps clupeoides chromosome 9, fDenClu1.1, whole genome shotgun sequence and includes:
- the kctd12.1 gene encoding BTB/POZ domain-containing protein KCTD12.1 encodes the protein MALADTEPGVSNGAGSASPFSEIVELNVGGQVYVTRHTTLIAVPDSLLWTMFSKKSPAELARDSKGRYFLDRDGFLFRYILDYLRDLNLVLPEYFPEKNRLQREADFFQLRDLSRRLSPKMSAENSINEEICQSDPEEAALQPGAGGALPGALSAYSPSSDSKKSGYITIGYRGSYTIGRDIQTDAKFRRVARITVCGKTSLAKEVFGDTLNESRDPDRPPERYTSRYYLKYNFLEQAFDKLTEFGFHMVACSSTGTCSYSSSDPTEDKIWTSYTEYVFCRE